Part of the Subtercola frigoramans genome, CCCATCGCGAGCGCGGCGAGCTCACCGGAGACAAGCGCGCTGAGCTGCTCTGCGGCGCGAACCCGCCCGGCCGTCAGCCTGGCCGCAAGGTCGAGAACGAGAGATTCGGCCTCCGAGACAGCGGCAGAGAGTTCATCGATCCGGTCGGAGTCGTTGTCGAGTTCCAGCAGTCGCGGACCCGCTGAAGCGAAGAATCCGATGACATCGTCGAGCGAGGGGCCGTACTTTCGCGCCAGCACCGAGAGTTCGGCTCGTCGCTCCTGCACATCGTCGAGCTCGGCCCCACCGTCGGTGTCCAGTTCTGCAAGGTAACTCGAGAGCTGCGTCGAGATCTCGGCAACCAAGAACGATGCACTCGCCAGGGACTCCACGATGGGCTCGAGGGCACCGTCGTGCGCACTCACGCGCTCGAGCTGGCGCAGGGCTGAATCGAGCAGGGAAACCGTATCGGGCCGTCCATCGAGTTCGTCGCTTGAGACTGCCTCCCGCGCCCCGGCAGCAGCGACCCTCAGGTCTTCGAGATTTGTGAGCCTGCTCGCCCGTTCGGCGAGGGCAACGTCTTCGCCGCTCTCGGGGCCGACGAGCTCGATCTCGGTGACAGCTGTGCGCAGTGCGTCGGCTTCGCGCAGGCGATCCTCCCGCTGCGAGACGAGTTCGTCTCGTTCCCGCCGGAGTTCCTGCCACCCCCGGAACTCCGCTTCGTACTTCTCAAGAAGTGCGCGGAACTCTGCCCCGGCGAAGCGATCGAGCGCCAGGCGCTGTTGGGTGGATGATCGGAGCCTCAGCTGGTCGGACTGGCCATGCACCACCACCAACCGTTCACCGAGCTCACTCAGCACGCCAACCGGCGCACTTCGACCACCCACGATGGCACGGCTGCGACCCTCACCCGATACCGACCGCGACAGGATGAGCTCCCCCAGTCGACCGGGACCGGGCTCGCCTGCTCGCGGCCCGTCAGCACCCAGCTCGTCAACACCGGTTTCGCCTGCACCGAGTTCGTCGATCTGCCCGCCAGCGTCGTTCACCCGGTCGGCGACCGGGCCGACCGTGGGAATCCGCCAGCGACCTTCCACCCAGCTCTGGGCACGTCCCACCCGAACCTGGCCTGCCACGGCTCGCTCGCCCATCAGGAGCCCGAGAGCCTGCACCACCATGGTCTTGCCTGCACCGGTCTCACCGGTCACCGCAGTGAATCCGGGACCCAGCGGAAGCACCGCTTCGGCGATCACACCGAGATCACGGATGGTGATCTCGTCGATCACTCCGCGAACCGGGTACACCTCGGGTTCGGGGGTCGTGGAGCTGAAATCGAGTTCTGCACTCACGTCGGTCTGGCGCACGCGCCTCACTCCCCGCGCCTCACGGGGCCACGCCAACCTTCGACGGGCAGGGCGAACTTCTGTACGAGCCTGTCGGAGAACGGCCCGTGGGTGAGCCGGGCCAGGCGCACCGGCACCGCCGAGCGCCGTGACTCGACTCGTGACCCACTCGGGAGGTCGAACCCCCGACGACCATCACACCAGAGCACGCCCGCCCCCGGCGCACGTTCGAGGAGCTCCACGGCGAGAACGGATTCCGGCCCGATCACGAGCGCTCGGGAGAACAGGGCGTGTGGGCTGAGGGGAA contains:
- a CDS encoding DNA repair protein RecN, which translates into the protein MIDEITIRDLGVIAEAVLPLGPGFTAVTGETGAGKTMVVQALGLLMGERAVAGQVRVGRAQSWVEGRWRIPTVGPVADRVNDAGGQIDELGAGETGVDELGADGPRAGEPGPGRLGELILSRSVSGEGRSRAIVGGRSAPVGVLSELGERLVVVHGQSDQLRLRSSTQQRLALDRFAGAEFRALLEKYEAEFRGWQELRRERDELVSQREDRLREADALRTAVTEIELVGPESGEDVALAERASRLTNLEDLRVAAAGAREAVSSDELDGRPDTVSLLDSALRQLERVSAHDGALEPIVESLASASFLVAEISTQLSSYLAELDTDGGAELDDVQERRAELSVLARKYGPSLDDVIGFFASAGPRLLELDNDSDRIDELSAAVSEAESLVLDLAARLTAGRVRAAEQLSALVSGELAALAMGGSQLMVEVTEGVEPTPSGRDTVTFLLASHEGAEPRPLGKGASGGELSRIMLAIEVVLAATDPVPTFVFDEVDAGVGGASAIEIGRRLARLALGSQVIVVTHLAQVAAFATNHLSVVKDSEGAVTESSVQQLRGEERVAEMARLLSGLPDSESGLAHARELIELAAESRRQWQS